One genomic window of Desulfuromonas sp. AOP6 includes the following:
- a CDS encoding rubrerythrin family protein yields MATKENLAEAFAGESQANRKYLAFAKQAEVDGYPQVAKLFRAAAHAETIHAHAHLRAMGGIKKTLENLEEAIDGEGFEFQKMYPPYLEEAKREGNKPAEVSFRNALAVEEVHYDLYSEALAAVKGGGDLPERAVYVCEICGNTVYDEAPDRCEVCNVPKERFSLIS; encoded by the coding sequence ATGGCTACCAAAGAGAATCTTGCTGAAGCTTTTGCCGGAGAGAGTCAGGCCAACCGCAAATACCTGGCCTTTGCCAAGCAGGCCGAGGTCGATGGCTACCCACAGGTCGCCAAGCTCTTCCGGGCGGCGGCTCATGCCGAGACAATTCATGCCCACGCTCATCTGCGCGCCATGGGCGGCATCAAGAAGACACTCGAAAACCTCGAAGAGGCCATTGACGGCGAGGGCTTTGAGTTTCAGAAGATGTATCCTCCCTATCTGGAAGAAGCCAAGCGCGAGGGGAACAAGCCTGCCGAGGTCAGTTTCCGCAATGCCCTGGCCGTGGAAGAGGTGCATTATGACCTCTATTCAGAGGCTCTGGCGGCTGTGAAGGGCGGCGGTGATCTGCCTGAGCGTGCCGTGTATGTCTGTGAAATCTGCGGCAACACCGTCTACGATGAAGCCCCTGACCGCTGCGAGGTCTGCAACGTTCCCAAGGAGCGCTTTTCGCTGATCTCCTGA
- a CDS encoding transcriptional repressor, whose amino-acid sequence MDKRFQNIIDSLRQKDFRITPQRYAVLKLLCSSRAHPGPGEVYEQLRQQFPTLSLATVYKTAALLRDMGELTELPMKDGTTRYDGRNPAPHPHVICNNCLKVMDFEAPPLDFLQQEAESATGFQIAEYRVDFFGLCPECRHH is encoded by the coding sequence ATGGATAAAAGATTTCAAAATATTATAGATTCCTTGCGTCAAAAGGATTTTCGCATTACACCGCAGCGTTATGCGGTGCTGAAGCTTCTCTGCTCCAGTAGGGCGCACCCGGGGCCAGGTGAAGTCTACGAACAGCTACGCCAACAGTTTCCGACTCTCAGCCTGGCGACGGTGTACAAAACGGCGGCCCTGCTGCGGGACATGGGAGAGCTGACCGAACTGCCCATGAAAGATGGAACCACACGGTATGACGGCCGCAATCCGGCGCCGCACCCCCATGTCATCTGCAACAACTGCCTGAAGGTCATGGATTTCGAGGCACCGCCCCTTGATTTCCTGCAACAGGAGGCCGAAAGTGCCACCGGATTCCAGATTGCCGAGTACCGGGTCGATTTTTTCGGGCTCTGCCCGGAATGCCGACACCATTAA
- the katG gene encoding catalase/peroxidase HPI produces the protein MSEESKCPVTGKSSRQVAGGGTSNQDWWPNRLNLNILRQHSNLSNPMGEDFNYAEAFKSLDLKAVKEDLRALMTDSQDWWPADYGHYGGLMIRMAWHSAGTYRLGDGRGGAGSGSQRLAPLNSWPDNVNLDKARRLLWPVKQKYGRKISWADLMILAGNVALESMGFKTFGFAGGREDVWEPEEDIYWGSEEEWLATSDKPKSRYSGERNLENPLAAVQMGLIYVNPEGPDGNPDPVASGNDVRETFARMAMNDEETVALVAGGHTFGKCHGAAPATHVGPEPEAAPIEEMGLGWKSSFGSGKGPDTISSGIEGAWKPKPTTWDMGYLKVLFKYEWEKVKSPAGAWQWLAKDVEEEDMVVDAFDPTKKLRPMMTTADLSLRYDPIYEPIARRYLANPEEFADAFARAWFKLTHRDMGPRSRYLGPEVPAEELLWQDPVPDVDYKLIEAPDIAVLKKKILASGFSVAELVATAWASASTFRGSDKRGGANGARIRLAPQKGWEVNQPAQLAKVLKALEGVQQEFNGAQSGGKKVSLADLIVLGGCAAVEQAAKKAGFEVSVPFAPGRTDTSQEQTDVEAFAVLEPKADGFRNYLKKKYSVNAEELLVDRAQLLTLTAPEMTALIGGLRVLNANYGQSAHGVFTKKAETLTNDFFVNLLDMGTVWKPSAENQDVFEGRDRQSGELKWTGTRVDLIFGSNSELRAVAEVYACADAQEKFVNDFVAAWNKVMNLDRFDLV, from the coding sequence ATGAGTGAGGAAAGCAAGTGCCCGGTGACGGGCAAATCGAGCCGACAGGTTGCCGGTGGTGGCACCTCGAACCAGGACTGGTGGCCGAACCGATTGAATCTGAACATCCTGCGCCAGCATTCCAACCTCTCCAACCCCATGGGGGAGGATTTCAACTATGCCGAAGCGTTCAAGAGCTTGGACCTCAAGGCCGTTAAAGAGGATCTCCGTGCCCTGATGACCGACTCCCAGGACTGGTGGCCGGCCGATTACGGCCACTACGGCGGACTCATGATCCGCATGGCCTGGCACAGCGCCGGCACCTACCGCCTGGGTGACGGACGCGGTGGAGCCGGCAGCGGCTCCCAGCGTCTGGCGCCGCTCAACAGCTGGCCGGACAATGTCAATCTTGACAAGGCACGGCGGCTGCTGTGGCCGGTCAAGCAGAAATACGGACGGAAAATCTCCTGGGCCGATCTGATGATTCTGGCCGGCAATGTCGCACTGGAATCCATGGGCTTCAAAACCTTCGGCTTTGCTGGCGGAAGGGAAGATGTCTGGGAGCCGGAAGAGGACATCTACTGGGGCTCGGAAGAGGAATGGCTGGCCACCAGCGACAAACCCAAGAGCCGCTACAGTGGCGAACGGAATCTCGAAAACCCGCTGGCCGCCGTGCAGATGGGCCTGATCTATGTCAACCCGGAAGGCCCCGATGGCAATCCCGACCCCGTCGCCTCTGGAAACGACGTGCGCGAAACCTTCGCGCGCATGGCCATGAACGATGAAGAGACGGTGGCCCTCGTCGCCGGCGGGCACACCTTCGGCAAATGCCACGGCGCCGCCCCGGCCACTCATGTGGGGCCCGAACCCGAAGCCGCCCCCATCGAAGAGATGGGTCTCGGCTGGAAGAGCAGTTTCGGCAGCGGCAAAGGGCCCGACACTATCAGCAGCGGCATCGAGGGCGCCTGGAAACCCAAGCCGACCACCTGGGATATGGGTTATCTGAAGGTGCTGTTTAAATACGAATGGGAAAAGGTCAAAAGCCCGGCCGGAGCCTGGCAATGGCTGGCCAAGGACGTGGAGGAAGAAGACATGGTGGTGGATGCCTTCGATCCCACCAAAAAACTGCGCCCCATGATGACCACGGCGGACCTCTCCCTGCGTTACGACCCTATCTATGAGCCCATTGCGCGGCGCTATCTGGCAAACCCCGAAGAATTTGCCGACGCCTTCGCCCGCGCCTGGTTCAAGCTGACCCATCGCGACATGGGCCCGCGTTCCCGCTACCTCGGCCCGGAAGTGCCCGCCGAGGAACTCCTCTGGCAGGATCCGGTGCCCGACGTTGACTACAAGTTAATCGAGGCGCCGGATATCGCTGTCCTCAAGAAAAAGATTCTGGCCTCCGGCTTTTCCGTCGCGGAGCTGGTGGCCACCGCCTGGGCGTCGGCCTCAACCTTCCGCGGCTCCGACAAGCGTGGCGGCGCCAATGGAGCGCGAATCCGCCTCGCCCCGCAGAAGGGTTGGGAAGTCAACCAGCCGGCGCAATTGGCCAAGGTGCTCAAGGCTCTCGAAGGCGTCCAGCAGGAGTTCAACGGCGCCCAGTCCGGCGGTAAGAAGGTCTCCCTGGCCGACCTGATCGTTCTGGGCGGCTGCGCGGCCGTCGAGCAGGCGGCGAAAAAGGCCGGTTTCGAGGTGAGCGTTCCCTTCGCGCCGGGCCGCACCGATACATCCCAGGAGCAGACCGACGTGGAAGCTTTTGCCGTTCTGGAACCGAAGGCGGACGGCTTCCGCAACTACCTCAAGAAAAAGTACAGCGTCAACGCCGAAGAACTACTGGTGGACCGGGCTCAGCTGCTGACGCTGACAGCCCCCGAGATGACAGCACTCATCGGCGGTCTGCGTGTTCTCAACGCCAATTATGGGCAATCTGCCCATGGCGTCTTCACCAAAAAAGCGGAGACACTCACTAACGACTTCTTCGTGAACCTGCTCGACATGGGCACGGTCTGGAAGCCCAGCGCGGAGAACCAGGACGTATTCGAGGGCCGTGATCGCCAAAGCGGCGAGCTCAAGTGGACCGGCACCCGCGTTGATCTCATCTTCGGTTCCAACTCGGAACTGCGAGCCGTGGCGGAAGTCTACGCCTGCGCCGACGCTCAGGAAAAGTTCGTCAATGACTTTGTCGCGGCTTGGAACAAGGTCATGAACCTGGATCGTTTTGACCTGGTCTGA
- a CDS encoding transcriptional repressor: MDKSQQRLDDILAKLRQRDCRITPQRLAILQAFLNTDQHPSVEQVYNQVKIQFPTTSLATVYKTVTLLKEIGEILEIGFADGRSHYDGNKPYPHPHLVCTGCHRIIDPDISLLDQMTSEVAKATGYQITSHQVELFGLCPACQKK, translated from the coding sequence GTGGATAAGTCGCAACAACGGCTGGACGACATTCTCGCCAAACTCCGGCAACGGGATTGCCGAATTACGCCGCAGCGCCTCGCCATTCTGCAGGCCTTTCTCAATACGGACCAGCATCCGAGTGTGGAACAGGTCTATAATCAGGTCAAAATTCAATTCCCGACGACAAGCCTGGCCACGGTCTACAAGACTGTCACGCTATTGAAAGAGATCGGCGAAATCCTGGAAATCGGTTTTGCCGATGGCCGCAGCCATTACGACGGCAACAAACCCTATCCCCATCCGCACCTGGTCTGTACCGGCTGCCATCGCATCATTGATCCCGACATCAGTCTGCTGGATCAAATGACCTCCGAGGTCGCCAAAGCGACGGGCTACCAGATCACCTCCCACCAGGTCGAACTTTTTGGCCTCTGCCCCGCTTGTCAGAAAAAATAA
- a CDS encoding coiled coil domain-containing protein: protein MSKKEAYEKKLQAQLDEWDAEIKKLKAQADKAGADAQIKYHQQIEELESMRKSAAAKLTELKNAGDDAWEDLRAGIESAWDSLGKALKSAASRFK, encoded by the coding sequence ATGAGCAAAAAAGAAGCATATGAAAAAAAACTACAGGCACAACTGGATGAGTGGGATGCGGAAATCAAAAAGCTCAAAGCCCAAGCCGACAAGGCAGGAGCGGATGCGCAAATTAAATATCACCAACAAATAGAAGAACTGGAGTCCATGCGGAAATCGGCTGCCGCCAAGCTTACCGAACTCAAGAATGCCGGGGACGATGCCTGGGAAGATCTCAGGGCGGGCATTGAAAGTGCCTGGGACTCCCTCGGCAAGGCACTGAAGTCAGCTGCTTCGCGATTCAAATAA
- a CDS encoding ferritin family protein, which yields MPEFGSAFSGLAKGQKLTQEELIRAIRFMIAAEYEAVQLYMQLAESIDNKLAIEVLKDIADEERVHAGEFLRLLKELAPDEEKFYAEGAEEVEEEIERLKKN from the coding sequence ATGCCGGAGTTTGGAAGCGCATTTTCGGGACTTGCCAAAGGGCAAAAACTTACGCAAGAAGAATTAATCCGCGCAATTCGTTTTATGATCGCCGCTGAATATGAGGCTGTTCAATTGTATATGCAGTTGGCGGAATCGATCGATAATAAATTGGCCATTGAAGTTTTAAAGGACATTGCTGATGAAGAAAGGGTTCATGCGGGAGAGTTCTTACGTTTATTGAAAGAACTAGCACCCGATGAAGAAAAATTCTATGCAGAGGGTGCAGAAGAAGTTGAAGAAGAAATAGAAAGACTAAAAAAGAATTAG
- a CDS encoding DUF1622 domain-containing protein, with amino-acid sequence MSDFIAPVAAWCAATIEAIGIGTITGFALYSLFNAATRLLKKEDGDSIFLELRQVLGRGILLGLEFLIASDIIYTVAVELTFETIGVLAIVVLIRTFLSLTLEVEMTGKWPWQNTR; translated from the coding sequence GTGAGTGATTTCATAGCACCTGTAGCAGCCTGGTGTGCAGCAACTATTGAAGCGATCGGCATCGGGACTATTACGGGGTTCGCACTATATTCACTTTTCAATGCCGCAACCCGATTACTCAAAAAGGAAGATGGTGATTCTATTTTCCTTGAACTCCGCCAAGTACTAGGCCGTGGCATTTTGCTTGGCCTTGAGTTTCTCATTGCTTCGGACATCATTTATACAGTGGCAGTCGAGTTGACCTTTGAAACCATAGGCGTTCTCGCCATAGTTGTACTCATACGCACGTTCCTGAGTTTAACCCTGGAAGTCGAGATGACCGGCAAATGGCCGTGGCAAAATACGCGGTAA
- a CDS encoding MipA/OmpV family protein, whose product MRISMRYRLLTLALFALLLLPLTNATAQGRPPAGDWQVSLGAIGLYLPEYEGADAYEFKAFPSLDIAWRDRVFLNVRQGLGATFYRGSDLRLGASVGYSFGRDENDSANLKGLGDIDDGATANLLARWKTGKVSLDAHYEQQITGADTGVQIHSTLGYGHRLGPTMLRPALTTTWASDSYMQDYFGISPAQAANSGLPTHTAEAGFKSAGARLTIVHPLGGAWGLTLLANYDRLLGDAADSPLVKDANQYFTALGIAYSF is encoded by the coding sequence TTGAGGATTTCCATGCGCTACCGCCTTCTGACTCTTGCCCTTTTCGCCCTGCTTCTGCTGCCGCTCACCAACGCGACCGCCCAGGGGCGACCGCCTGCGGGAGACTGGCAGGTCAGCCTTGGCGCGATCGGCCTCTATCTGCCGGAGTATGAAGGCGCCGACGCGTATGAATTCAAAGCCTTCCCTTCCCTCGACATCGCCTGGCGCGACCGGGTTTTTCTCAACGTCCGCCAGGGGCTCGGCGCCACCTTCTACCGCGGCAGCGACCTCCGCCTGGGCGCCTCGGTGGGCTACAGTTTCGGTCGCGACGAGAACGACTCGGCCAACCTGAAGGGCCTCGGTGACATCGACGATGGCGCCACCGCCAACCTGCTCGCCCGCTGGAAGACTGGAAAGGTCTCTCTCGACGCCCACTACGAACAGCAGATCACAGGGGCAGATACGGGCGTCCAAATTCACAGCACGCTCGGCTATGGCCATCGTCTCGGACCGACCATGCTGCGCCCGGCCCTGACCACCACCTGGGCCAGCGATTCCTACATGCAGGACTATTTCGGTATCAGCCCGGCACAGGCGGCGAACTCCGGCCTGCCGACCCATACTGCCGAGGCGGGCTTCAAGAGCGCGGGGGCCAGGCTCACCATTGTCCATCCCCTCGGCGGCGCCTGGGGCCTGACGCTGCTGGCGAACTACGACCGGCTGCTCGGCGACGCCGCCGACAGCCCCCTGGTCAAGGACGCGAATCAGTATTTCACTGCCCTCGGGATCGCTTATTCTTTTTAG
- a CDS encoding type II toxin-antitoxin system RelB/DinJ family antitoxin — protein MDTRIQFRVDEETKRLAQQRAESQGRTLSDACRELTEQLAEQQRKALSHDTWLTEQVNLAFDKLDSGKAVFVDNDSAKTQMAERKAKVRNRGHQ, from the coding sequence ATGGATACGAGAATTCAATTTCGTGTTGACGAAGAAACAAAACGCTTAGCCCAGCAAAGGGCTGAAAGCCAAGGTCGCACCCTTAGCGACGCTTGCCGAGAACTAACGGAGCAGCTTGCCGAGCAACAACGCAAGGCCTTGTCTCATGATACTTGGCTTACCGAACAAGTAAACCTTGCGTTCGACAAACTTGATTCCGGCAAGGCTGTGTTCGTGGACAATGACTCTGCAAAAACACAAATGGCTGAACGTAAAGCCAAGGTTCGCAACCGGGGCCACCAATGA
- a CDS encoding type II toxin-antitoxin system RelE/ParE family toxin: protein MIFWEEESLNDREKIFEFLYVFNPDAAEKADEIIEAKVENLIEQPLMGVQREGIRGRLLIIPEVSMVVSYFVDGSTIRILRVLHQKQKFPTE from the coding sequence ATGATTTTTTGGGAAGAAGAATCCTTAAATGATCGAGAGAAAATTTTCGAGTTTCTTTACGTCTTCAACCCAGATGCTGCTGAAAAAGCAGATGAAATCATTGAAGCTAAAGTTGAAAACTTAATTGAACAACCTTTAATGGGCGTTCAACGGGAGGGAATTCGAGGCAGATTGCTCATTATTCCTGAAGTTTCAATGGTCGTATCTTATTTTGTTGACGGATCCACGATTCGCATTCTGCGAGTTCTTCACCAAAAACAAAAGTTCCCTACCGAGTAG